A part of Streptomyces sp. NBC_01210 genomic DNA contains:
- a CDS encoding potassium/proton antiporter, translating into MKALGKDRPLTVHQLNELLLICSLVLLIAVAAVRISSRSGLPSLLLYLGIGIAIGQDGIFDVRFDNAGLTQVIGYAALVVILAEGGLATKWKEIKPALPAAVVLSTVGVAVSVGITAAGAHYLVGLEWRQALIIGAVVSSTDAAAVFSVLRKVPLPSRVTGVLEAESGFNDAPVVILVVAFSTPGPVDDWYVLVGKIALELAIGASIGLATGWLGAFGLRHVALPASGLYPIAVMAIAVVAYAAGAMAHGSGFLAVYLASMVLGNSKLPHAPANRGFAEGLGWIAQIGMFVLLGLLVTPHELLDDFWPAVVVGLVLTMVARPLEVFVSLLPFRIPWQEQVLLSWAGLRGAVPIILATIPLVTSIEGSDRVFNIVFVLVVVYTLVQGPTLPWLAKALRLGGTSDAADLGIESAPLERLRGHLLSVAIPKGSRMHGVEVAELRLPAGAAVTLVVRDGKSFVPLPSTVLRRGDELLVVATDPVRDAAERRLRAVGQGGKLADWLGTGGNTGRRSTGRSG; encoded by the coding sequence GTGAAGGCGCTAGGGAAGGATCGGCCACTGACTGTCCACCAGCTCAACGAACTCCTGCTCATCTGCTCGCTCGTTCTGCTCATCGCCGTCGCGGCGGTACGCATCTCGTCCCGCAGCGGGCTCCCCAGCCTGCTGCTGTATCTCGGGATCGGGATCGCGATCGGGCAGGACGGCATCTTCGACGTCAGGTTCGACAACGCCGGACTGACGCAGGTGATCGGCTATGCCGCACTTGTGGTGATCCTGGCCGAGGGCGGCCTGGCCACCAAGTGGAAGGAGATCAAACCCGCGTTGCCCGCGGCGGTCGTGCTGTCGACCGTCGGCGTCGCGGTGAGTGTGGGCATCACGGCGGCCGGAGCGCACTATCTGGTCGGGCTCGAGTGGCGGCAGGCGCTCATCATCGGCGCCGTCGTGTCCTCGACGGACGCCGCGGCGGTCTTCTCCGTACTGCGCAAGGTGCCGCTGCCGTCCCGGGTGACCGGTGTACTGGAGGCCGAGTCGGGCTTCAATGACGCCCCCGTGGTGATCCTGGTGGTGGCCTTCTCGACGCCAGGTCCGGTCGACGACTGGTACGTACTGGTCGGGAAGATCGCGCTGGAGCTGGCGATCGGCGCGAGCATCGGCCTCGCGACGGGCTGGCTGGGCGCATTCGGGCTGCGGCATGTGGCGCTGCCCGCCTCGGGTCTGTACCCGATCGCGGTAATGGCGATCGCGGTGGTGGCTTACGCGGCCGGCGCCATGGCGCACGGCAGTGGCTTCCTCGCCGTCTATCTCGCCTCGATGGTGCTCGGGAACTCCAAGCTGCCGCACGCGCCGGCGAACCGCGGATTCGCGGAGGGCCTCGGCTGGATCGCGCAGATCGGCATGTTCGTGCTGCTCGGTCTGCTGGTGACGCCGCACGAGCTGCTCGACGACTTCTGGCCCGCGGTCGTGGTGGGTCTGGTGCTGACCATGGTGGCGCGGCCGCTGGAGGTCTTCGTCAGCCTGCTCCCCTTCCGTATTCCGTGGCAGGAGCAGGTGCTGTTGTCGTGGGCGGGACTGCGCGGCGCCGTCCCCATCATTCTCGCCACCATCCCGCTGGTCACCTCCATCGAGGGGAGCGACCGGGTCTTCAACATCGTCTTCGTCCTGGTCGTCGTGTACACCCTGGTCCAGGGACCGACGCTGCCCTGGCTGGCGAAGGCACTGCGGCTCGGCGGCACGTCCGACGCCGCCGATCTCGGCATCGAGTCGGCGCCGCTGGAGCGGCTGCGCGGGCATCTGCTGTCGGTGGCGATCCCGAAGGGATCGAGGATGCACGGCGTGGAGGTCGCGGAGCTGCGGCTGCCCGCGGGCGCCGCGGTCACCCTGGTCGTACGCGACGGGAAGAGCTTCGTACCGCTGCCGTCCACCGTGTTGCGGCGGGGTGACGAGCTGCTGGTGGTGGCGACGGATCCGGTGCGGGACGCCGCGGAGCGGCGACTGCGGGCGGTCGGACAGGGCGGAAAGCTGGCCGACTGGCTGGGAACGGGCGGAAACACCGGAAGAAGATCCACGGGAAGATCCGGTTAA